Proteins found in one Seonamhaeicola sp. S2-3 genomic segment:
- a CDS encoding Crp/Fnr family transcriptional regulator — MGKCEQCIIKQFNSLKALTKDELVRISACKTSKTIKKGEVIFEEGEMLNGVYCVKDGICKLTKLSENGKDQIVKMVVKGDLLGQRSIISEERSNLQATALNDMEVCFIPKSEILMDLQKNPNFTFNVLKDMAKDLKESDDVIVNMAQKSVRQRLAETLIYIHNSFGVNPDGTLSVLLSREDYANIVGTATESAIRVLSQFKKEDLISTVGKRIKIEDLEGLKRVE; from the coding sequence ATGGGTAAATGTGAACAGTGTATTATTAAGCAGTTTAATTCTCTTAAAGCACTTACAAAAGATGAGTTAGTTAGAATTTCGGCTTGTAAAACATCAAAAACAATAAAAAAAGGAGAAGTTATTTTTGAAGAAGGCGAGATGCTTAATGGTGTTTATTGTGTAAAAGATGGTATTTGTAAGCTAACTAAGCTAAGTGAAAATGGCAAAGACCAAATAGTAAAAATGGTGGTGAAGGGAGATTTACTTGGTCAGCGTTCTATTATAAGCGAAGAAAGGTCTAACTTACAAGCTACTGCTTTAAATGATATGGAGGTTTGCTTTATACCTAAAAGTGAAATATTAATGGATTTACAAAAAAACCCAAATTTCACTTTTAATGTTTTAAAAGATATGGCCAAAGATTTAAAAGAATCAGACGATGTTATTGTAAATATGGCCCAAAAATCTGTAAGGCAACGTTTAGCCGAAACCTTAATTTATATACATAATAGTTTTGGAGTAAACCCAGACGGAACTCTTAGTGTCTTACTTTCTAGAGAAGACTATGCCAATATTGTTGGTACCGCTACAGAATCTGCCATTAGGGTACTATCTCAATTTAAAAAAGAAGACTTAATTTCTACCGTTGGTAAACGGATAAAAATTGAGGATTTAGAGGGCTTAAAACGAGTAGAGTAG
- a CDS encoding HAD-IIB family hydrolase encodes MNDAKNSSQSNIKFLSFDIDNTLIDFHTFKSNFNKIWRKYKPADVQLSYNTGRLIDDVLDLIKKDIIPEPDYIISGVGTHIYNYKEKRIVKEFNNVLDDGWDLKTVESIINKINHPISEQPTKFQHAYKRSYFFHDASPDHILEIEENFNNANMDVSVVYSGEKFLDILPKYANKKNALQWLLKKLNIKTEETLVAGDSGNDSAMFDLKEIKGIVVSNAHEELYQYTKHRQVYHSEKAQGDGVVEGLVYYSVLPQVALDATNIDQSEEDFFVKQELDQIALEDEDENEKINFIKEGYKKAIEALKKNITPLGFSACSIKDNEANGTDENYYSVWARDGAITLIGSLPLVHDKEIHECQRKTLETLFEHISRNGQIPSNVRIKDNVPDYSGVGGICSIDSGIWVVIAFYEYVNVTKDIKFLRKHIKEIKETMRWLGAHDSNNDALLEIPEAGDWTDLFGRSYNILYDEILWYRANVCYGRMLEMLGDHEEAGEYIRWSQVVKKEILQNFWPTTQQQLFQSVSFAEKQFTLGDTSYLIAQTTPFDFSWRCDVLGNVLAFLHGALDVEKAKQTFRFMLGVGVNDPYPVANVYPVVSPGDPDWRPYYTVNLLNLPNHYHNGGIWPFVGGFWVKFVNKLGFKEMAVAELYKLAQMNKEGINNEWEFTEWAHGTTGKPMGKAYQAWSAAQYISACHELKIIDK; translated from the coding sequence ATGAACGATGCTAAAAATAGCTCTCAAAGCAATATAAAATTCCTTTCGTTTGATATTGATAACACACTAATAGATTTCCACACTTTTAAAAGCAATTTTAATAAAATATGGAGAAAATATAAACCTGCAGATGTACAACTTTCTTATAACACAGGAAGGCTTATAGATGATGTTTTAGATTTAATTAAAAAAGACATTATTCCAGAACCAGATTATATCATTTCTGGGGTAGGTACACACATATATAATTATAAAGAAAAAAGGATAGTAAAAGAATTTAATAATGTGCTTGATGATGGTTGGGATTTAAAAACTGTAGAATCTATAATTAATAAAATAAATCATCCCATTAGTGAGCAACCCACAAAATTTCAGCATGCATATAAACGGAGCTACTTTTTTCATGATGCCAGTCCAGATCATATACTTGAAATAGAAGAAAATTTTAACAATGCAAACATGGACGTTAGCGTGGTATATTCTGGAGAAAAATTTTTAGATATTCTACCAAAATATGCCAATAAAAAAAATGCTTTACAATGGTTGCTTAAAAAGTTAAACATTAAAACAGAAGAAACATTGGTAGCAGGAGATAGCGGCAATGATTCTGCTATGTTTGATTTAAAAGAAATAAAAGGTATTGTAGTTTCTAATGCACACGAAGAGCTTTATCAATATACAAAGCACAGGCAAGTTTATCACTCAGAGAAAGCTCAAGGCGATGGGGTTGTAGAAGGATTAGTTTACTATTCGGTATTACCACAGGTAGCTTTAGACGCTACAAATATAGACCAAAGTGAAGAAGACTTCTTTGTAAAACAAGAGCTAGACCAAATAGCTTTAGAAGATGAAGATGAAAACGAAAAAATTAACTTTATAAAAGAAGGTTATAAAAAAGCTATAGAAGCTCTTAAAAAAAATATTACACCTTTAGGATTTTCGGCATGTTCTATTAAAGATAATGAAGCTAACGGTACAGACGAGAATTATTATAGCGTTTGGGCTAGAGATGGTGCAATTACCCTAATAGGGTCTTTACCTCTGGTTCATGATAAAGAAATTCACGAATGCCAACGTAAAACATTAGAAACATTATTTGAACATATTTCACGTAACGGACAAATACCTTCAAATGTTAGAATTAAAGATAACGTACCAGATTATTCAGGTGTAGGCGGCATTTGCTCTATAGATAGTGGTATTTGGGTGGTTATTGCATTCTATGAATACGTAAATGTTACTAAAGACATTAAGTTTTTAAGAAAACATATAAAAGAGATAAAAGAAACCATGCGATGGCTTGGGGCACATGATAGTAATAATGATGCACTTTTAGAAATACCCGAAGCAGGAGATTGGACCGATCTTTTTGGTAGAAGCTACAATATTCTTTATGATGAAATTCTTTGGTACAGAGCTAATGTTTGCTACGGAAGAATGTTAGAAATGTTAGGAGATCATGAAGAAGCAGGAGAGTACATTAGGTGGTCTCAAGTAGTAAAAAAAGAAATACTACAAAACTTTTGGCCAACAACACAGCAACAGTTATTTCAATCGGTTTCTTTTGCAGAAAAACAATTTACTTTAGGAGATACGTCGTATCTTATAGCTCAAACAACACCATTTGATTTTAGTTGGAGATGTGATGTTTTAGGTAATGTTTTGGCCTTTTTACATGGCGCGTTAGATGTAGAAAAAGCAAAACAAACATTTAGGTTTATGTTAGGTGTAGGGGTTAATGATCCTTATCCAGTAGCCAATGTTTACCCAGTAGTAAGTCCTGGTGACCCAGATTGGAGACCTTATTACACCGTTAACTTGCTTAATTTACCAAACCACTACCATAATGGAGGTATTTGGCCTTTTGTAGGTGGATTTTGGGTGAAATTCGTAAATAAACTAGGCTTTAAAGAAATGGCTGTAGCCGAATTATACAAGTTAGCCCAAATGAATAAAGAAGGAATAAATAACGAATGGGAGTTTACAGAATGGGCACACGGTACAACAGGTAAACCTATGGGTAAAGCATACCAAGCATGGTCTGCTGCTCAGTACATATCGGCTTGTCACGAATTAAAAATTATTGATAAATAA
- a CDS encoding glycosyltransferase, whose product MKSILMISLHGYVAANPELGKPDTGGQVVYVLELAERFSRLGKKVDLVTRQFEDQPEYDHVDENYSVWRIPFGGKKFIRKEDMHDHLKKFVTNTLAAIKKEGKKYDIVYSHYWDAGWAGQKIAEELGVSHVHTPHSVGWWKQHTMGSDMDEKEMEKTYRFKERIRKEYFVYQMCNHIIATTIPQVDLLTKQYDVLPKNCTMIPPGIDENRFFPVPSKENDKIRAKYDIHPTDILTLGRMAHNKGYDLLIKSLPTVFQLCPEARLVAAIGSDGSNQDDEGYLN is encoded by the coding sequence ATGAAATCTATCTTAATGATCTCTTTACACGGATATGTAGCAGCAAACCCAGAACTTGGTAAACCCGATACTGGAGGTCAAGTTGTATATGTTTTGGAACTAGCAGAACGATTTAGCCGACTTGGAAAAAAGGTGGATTTAGTTACGCGTCAATTTGAAGACCAACCAGAATACGATCACGTAGATGAAAATTATAGCGTGTGGCGAATTCCTTTTGGAGGTAAAAAATTCATCAGAAAAGAAGACATGCATGACCACCTTAAAAAATTTGTTACTAACACTTTAGCAGCAATTAAAAAAGAAGGCAAAAAGTATGATATTGTATACTCTCACTATTGGGATGCAGGTTGGGCAGGACAAAAAATAGCAGAAGAGCTAGGGGTATCTCATGTGCATACACCACATTCTGTAGGTTGGTGGAAACAACATACAATGGGTAGCGATATGGATGAAAAAGAAATGGAAAAAACATACCGCTTTAAAGAACGTATAAGAAAAGAATATTTCGTTTATCAAATGTGTAACCACATTATTGCTACCACCATTCCACAAGTAGATTTGTTAACCAAACAATACGATGTGCTTCCTAAAAATTGTACTATGATTCCTCCGGGAATTGATGAAAATCGTTTCTTCCCCGTGCCTTCAAAAGAAAATGACAAAATAAGAGCAAAATATGATATTCACCCCACAGATATTTTAACATTAGGTAGAATGGCTCATAATAAGGGGTACGATCTTTTAATAAAATCACTACCAACTGTTTTTCAACTTTGTCCAGAAGCAAGATTAGTAGCTGCTATTGGTAGCGATGGCTCTAATCAAGATGACGAGGGGTATCTAAACTAA
- a CDS encoding glycosyltransferase yields MHWKSYIADEDLANVYRSANIFAMPSRYEPFGMVAIEAMACGTPSIVTVHGGLCDLIDFGNQALFADPHRPLEFGAMMAMPLLYPKMRNELSVEGARFARRNFGWTGIAKRMLQVFRSSINQQTMETNVY; encoded by the coding sequence ATACACTGGAAAAGTTATATAGCCGATGAAGATTTAGCCAATGTATATAGATCTGCTAATATTTTTGCAATGCCTTCAAGATATGAGCCTTTTGGTATGGTAGCTATAGAAGCTATGGCTTGTGGTACTCCTAGTATTGTAACTGTTCACGGTGGGTTATGTGATTTAATTGATTTTGGTAATCAAGCATTATTTGCAGATCCACATAGACCTTTAGAATTTGGTGCTATGATGGCAATGCCACTTTTATATCCTAAAATGCGTAACGAATTATCTGTTGAAGGCGCTCGTTTTGCACGTCGTAATTTTGGTTGGACAGGAATAGCAAAACGTATGTTACAAGTATTTAGAAGTTCTATTAATCAACAAACCATGGAAACTAACGTTTATTAA
- a CDS encoding carbohydrate kinase, with protein sequence MSKIVCFGEVLWDIFPNGEKKIGGAPLNVALRLHAFNHEVTMISAIGNDINGTLLSDYLDENGLSTSDIQKKKDYTTGEVQVSLNKKGVATYEIMHPRAWDKIEITTDNVNKVKSCDALVFGSLIARDEVSRQTLLKLIDLAPYKVFDLNLRPPHYSPEILIKLMKLADFIKFNDEELYEVAGYFNSKYNGLEQNLKLMAQKTKAKYICVTKGEHGAVLLHNDILYYNSGYQIKVADTVGAGDSFLASLISQLLKGVAPQQAINFACAVGAMVAQSEGANPKFTLSEIENFANP encoded by the coding sequence ATGTCTAAGATTGTATGTTTTGGTGAAGTTTTATGGGATATATTTCCAAATGGCGAAAAAAAAATTGGGGGCGCGCCACTAAACGTAGCATTACGCTTGCATGCTTTTAACCATGAGGTAACTATGATAAGTGCTATTGGTAATGATATTAATGGAACCTTGTTATCTGATTATTTAGATGAAAATGGTTTAAGTACCAGTGATATTCAGAAAAAAAAGGATTATACAACAGGAGAAGTTCAAGTTTCTCTTAATAAAAAAGGGGTTGCTACTTATGAAATAATGCATCCAAGAGCTTGGGATAAAATTGAAATTACTACTGATAATGTAAATAAAGTTAAATCTTGTGATGCGCTTGTTTTTGGTAGTCTAATAGCCAGAGATGAAGTTTCAAGGCAAACACTATTAAAACTCATTGATTTAGCGCCTTATAAGGTTTTCGATTTGAATTTACGACCACCACATTATTCACCAGAAATATTAATTAAACTAATGAAACTAGCCGATTTTATAAAGTTTAATGATGAAGAACTGTATGAAGTGGCAGGTTATTTTAATTCTAAGTATAATGGTTTAGAGCAAAATTTAAAATTAATGGCTCAAAAAACTAAGGCTAAATATATATGTGTAACCAAAGGGGAGCATGGCGCTGTTTTATTGCACAATGATATTTTGTATTATAACAGTGGTTACCAAATAAAGGTTGCAGATACTGTAGGAGCAGGCGATTCTTTTTTAGCATCTCTTATAAGTCAGTTGTTAAAAGGTGTTGCGCCTCAGCAAGCTATTAATTTTGCCTGTGCAGTAGGAGCTATGGTGGCGCAAAGCGAAGGTGCTAATCCTAAATTTACGTTAAGTGAAATTGAAAATTTTGCTAACCCTTAA
- a CDS encoding YdeI family protein, with the protein MKDLPELYFERDTDWYDWLLNNHHKEKGVYLIFYKLELKIPTMRWEEAVKVALCFGWIDSTVKSLGNGKRRQYFSKRNPKSTWSALNKKYIEELKASGLIQEAGYKSINVAKKNGAWSAMDNIENGIIPNDLQKAFNQNPKAFKNYKNFAKGYQKSYLSWLNSAKRAETKQKRILEIIKYCEANIKSRNNY; encoded by the coding sequence TTGAAAGATTTACCCGAACTTTATTTTGAACGTGATACCGATTGGTACGATTGGCTACTAAATAACCACCATAAAGAAAAAGGCGTTTATTTAATTTTTTACAAATTAGAATTAAAAATACCCACCATGCGATGGGAAGAAGCTGTAAAAGTTGCTCTTTGTTTTGGTTGGATAGACTCTACTGTAAAAAGTTTGGGCAACGGAAAACGCCGACAATACTTTAGCAAACGAAATCCGAAAAGTACATGGAGCGCCTTAAACAAAAAATATATTGAAGAATTAAAAGCCTCAGGATTAATTCAAGAAGCAGGTTACAAATCAATAAACGTAGCTAAAAAAAATGGCGCTTGGTCTGCCATGGATAATATTGAAAATGGTATCATTCCTAATGACTTACAAAAAGCGTTTAACCAAAACCCTAAAGCTTTTAAAAACTATAAAAACTTTGCAAAAGGTTATCAAAAAAGTTACCTATCTTGGTTAAATAGTGCCAAAAGAGCTGAAACAAAACAAAAGCGAATTTTAGAAATTATAAAATATTGCGAAGCCAATATAAAATCTAGAAACAATTATTAA
- a CDS encoding M1 family metallopeptidase yields the protein MNYKLTFVILTLLSVNITQCQLLKEKDTFTRQDTLRGSITPQRAWWDLTYYHLDIKVNPEEKFISGKNTIQYKVLSKNNVMQIDLQTPLKLLKATQNGKELKIKHEGNAHFITLTEPQEIGNINSIDVYYEGNPREAVNAPWDGGISWEKDKNGNHFIASSCQGLGASVWWPCKDHMYDEVDSMLISVNVPDNLTNVSNGRLRSVEQYGDTKTYRWIVKSPINNYGVNINIGDYVNFSEVYNGMAGPLDMNYYVLSYNLEKAKEQFKQAPKMMEAFEHWFGQYPFYRDSYKLVEAPYLGMEHQSSVTYGNGYKNGYLGSDLSGTGWGLKFDFIIIHESGHEWFANNITNKDIADMWIHESFTAYSESLYLDYHFGKQAAAEYVIGTRRSIVNDRPIIGKYHVNKEGSGDMYYKGANMLHTLRQLIEDDEKWRKILIGLNTTFYHQTVTTQQIENYLSEQTGIDLTEFFNQYLRTTKIPTLEYQIKDKTLKYRWTNIVDNFDMPIQIKINNKEQWLFPKSEWNTLSVENTIKLFEIDPDFYVKSKKV from the coding sequence ATGAATTACAAATTAACCTTCGTCATACTTACGCTTCTTTCTGTAAATATTACTCAATGTCAACTACTTAAAGAAAAAGACACTTTCACTAGACAGGATACACTTCGTGGAAGTATAACACCCCAACGCGCATGGTGGGATTTAACCTATTACCATCTAGATATTAAAGTGAATCCCGAAGAAAAGTTTATTTCTGGAAAAAACACAATTCAGTATAAAGTTTTAAGCAAAAACAACGTTATGCAAATTGATTTGCAAACTCCTTTAAAACTTCTTAAAGCAACTCAAAATGGTAAAGAGTTAAAAATAAAACATGAAGGTAATGCCCATTTTATTACTCTAACTGAACCACAAGAAATAGGAAATATAAATTCTATAGATGTTTATTACGAAGGAAACCCAAGAGAAGCTGTAAATGCCCCTTGGGATGGCGGAATTTCTTGGGAAAAAGATAAAAACGGTAATCATTTTATAGCATCGTCTTGTCAAGGTTTAGGAGCTAGTGTTTGGTGGCCATGTAAAGACCATATGTATGATGAAGTAGATAGCATGCTCATTAGTGTAAACGTTCCTGATAATTTAACAAACGTCTCTAACGGAAGATTGAGAAGTGTTGAGCAATACGGCGACACCAAAACCTACCGATGGATTGTTAAAAGCCCAATAAACAACTATGGTGTAAATATTAATATAGGTGACTATGTTAACTTTTCAGAAGTCTACAATGGTATGGCAGGCCCCCTAGATATGAATTATTACGTTTTAAGTTATAACCTTGAAAAAGCCAAAGAACAATTTAAACAAGCTCCAAAAATGATGGAAGCTTTTGAACACTGGTTTGGGCAATACCCCTTTTACAGAGATAGCTATAAACTGGTTGAAGCACCCTATTTAGGAATGGAACATCAAAGCTCTGTTACCTATGGAAATGGTTATAAAAATGGGTATTTAGGTAGTGATCTTTCTGGAACAGGATGGGGTTTAAAATTCGACTTTATTATTATTCACGAATCTGGTCATGAATGGTTTGCAAATAATATTACAAATAAAGACATAGCCGATATGTGGATTCATGAAAGTTTTACGGCTTATTCTGAAAGTTTGTATTTAGATTACCATTTTGGTAAACAAGCCGCAGCTGAATATGTAATTGGCACCCGTAGATCCATAGTTAATGATAGGCCAATAATTGGTAAATATCATGTAAACAAAGAAGGTTCTGGAGACATGTATTACAAGGGAGCTAATATGCTTCATACACTGCGCCAACTTATAGAAGACGATGAAAAGTGGCGTAAAATTCTCATTGGTTTAAACACCACTTTTTATCATCAAACAGTAACTACTCAACAAATAGAAAACTATCTGAGTGAACAAACAGGTATAGATTTAACCGAATTTTTCAACCAGTATTTAAGAACTACAAAAATTCCAACGCTAGAATATCAAATTAAAGACAAAACTTTAAAATACCGCTGGACAAACATTGTAGATAATTTTGATATGCCTATTCAAATTAAAATAAACAACAAAGAACAATGGCTATTTCCAAAATCAGAATGGAACACTCTTTCTGTTGAAAACACTATTAAATTGTTTGAAATTGACCCTGATTTTTATGTAAAATCTAAAAAGGTTTAA
- a CDS encoding acyl-CoA dehydrogenase family protein, which produces MAETEKDILRGGQFLVKETNCEDIFTPEDFNEDQLMMKEAVTEFVDREIWAKKAQFEKKDYALTEACMRKAGELGFLSVAVPTEYGGMGMGFVDTMLVCDYISGATGSFSTAFGAHTGIGTMPITLYGTEEQKKKYVPKLASGEWFGSYCLTEPSAGSDANSGKTKAVLSEDGKSYKITGQKMWISNAGFCNLMIVFARIEDDKYITGFIVEYDPENPNGITLGEEEHKLGIRASSTRQVFFNDTVVPVENMLSVRGNGFKIAMNALNVGRIKLAVACLDAQRRTITESIKYANERIQFKTPISSFGAIRQKIAEMATNCWVGEAACYRAAKNIQDRIELRQKNGKDTHQEAELKGVEEYAIECSLLKVAVSEFVQRCTDEGIQILGGMGFSEETPMESAWRDARISRIYEGTNEINRMLSIGMLIKKAMKGHVDVLTPAMAVKDELMGIPSFDTPDFSELFSEEKSIIKNLKKLFLMVAGAALEKYGEKIEEQQQLMLASSDILIQIYLAESAILRAEKLAKKEGEENVKEQIAMAKLNLFHAIDVIETAGKHSIISFSSGDEQRMMLMGLKRYIKYVNMPNIIELRNIIANKVTKENKYCF; this is translated from the coding sequence ATGGCAGAAACTGAAAAAGACATTTTACGTGGTGGTCAATTCTTGGTAAAAGAAACCAACTGTGAAGATATTTTTACACCAGAAGATTTTAATGAAGACCAGCTTATGATGAAAGAAGCTGTTACCGAATTTGTTGATCGAGAAATTTGGGCTAAAAAAGCACAATTTGAAAAGAAAGATTACGCCTTAACCGAAGCTTGTATGCGTAAAGCAGGAGAACTTGGTTTTTTAAGCGTTGCAGTGCCTACGGAATATGGAGGCATGGGCATGGGCTTTGTTGATACTATGTTGGTATGCGATTATATTTCTGGTGCAACTGGCTCTTTCAGTACCGCATTTGGGGCACATACAGGTATTGGTACAATGCCAATTACATTGTACGGAACCGAAGAACAAAAGAAAAAATACGTACCTAAACTAGCTAGCGGTGAGTGGTTTGGCTCTTATTGTTTAACAGAACCTAGCGCTGGTAGCGATGCCAATTCTGGAAAAACTAAAGCTGTACTTTCTGAAGATGGAAAAAGCTATAAAATTACGGGACAGAAAATGTGGATTTCAAATGCTGGCTTCTGTAATCTTATGATTGTTTTTGCTAGAATTGAAGACGACAAATACATTACTGGATTTATTGTTGAATACGATCCAGAAAACCCAAACGGTATTACTTTAGGCGAAGAAGAACATAAATTAGGTATCCGTGCTTCTTCTACGCGTCAAGTATTCTTTAATGATACCGTTGTACCGGTAGAAAACATGCTATCGGTAAGAGGTAATGGTTTTAAAATAGCTATGAATGCTCTAAATGTTGGTCGTATAAAATTAGCCGTAGCCTGTTTAGATGCACAACGTAGAACTATTACAGAGTCCATTAAATATGCCAATGAGCGTATTCAATTTAAAACCCCTATTTCTAGTTTTGGTGCCATTCGTCAAAAAATTGCTGAAATGGCTACAAACTGTTGGGTAGGTGAAGCTGCTTGTTACAGAGCCGCAAAAAATATTCAAGATAGAATTGAACTTAGACAAAAAAATGGTAAAGACACACATCAAGAAGCGGAACTTAAAGGTGTTGAAGAATATGCCATAGAATGCTCTTTATTAAAAGTTGCTGTTTCAGAATTTGTTCAAAGATGTACAGATGAAGGTATTCAAATTTTAGGTGGTATGGGATTCTCTGAAGAAACCCCAATGGAATCTGCTTGGAGAGACGCCCGTATTTCTAGAATTTATGAAGGCACCAATGAAATCAATCGTATGTTAAGTATTGGTATGCTTATTAAAAAAGCTATGAAAGGACACGTTGATGTATTAACACCTGCCATGGCTGTTAAAGACGAATTAATGGGAATTCCATCATTTGATACACCTGATTTTTCCGAACTATTTTCTGAAGAAAAAAGTATTATTAAAAACCTTAAGAAATTATTTTTAATGGTTGCTGGCGCCGCTTTAGAGAAGTATGGCGAAAAAATTGAAGAACAACAGCAACTCATGCTAGCATCATCAGATATCTTAATTCAAATTTATTTAGCTGAATCTGCCATTTTAAGAGCTGAAAAACTAGCCAAAAAAGAAGGTGAAGAAAATGTAAAAGAACAAATAGCCATGGCTAAACTAAATCTTTTTCATGCCATTGATGTTATTGAAACGGCAGGAAAACACTCTATTATTTCATTCTCTAGTGGCGATGAACAGCGCATGATGTTAATGGGGTTAAAGCGTTACATTAAATATGTAAACATGCCAAACATTATTGAACTAAGAAACATTATTGCCAACAAAGTAACTAAAGAAAATAAATATTGCTTTTAA
- a CDS encoding acetyl-CoA C-acyltransferase codes for MKTAYIVKAYRTAVGKAPKGLFRFKRTDELAAETIQHMIKELPQLDKSRIDDVIVGNAMPEGSQGLNMARLISLMGLNSVDVPGVTVNRFCSSGVETIAIATAKIQSGMAECIIAGGAESMSAVPMTGFKPELNYDIVNAGHEDYYWGMGNTAEAVANQFKVSREDQDEFAYNSHMKALKAQAEDRFQDQIVPIKVEQTYIDENGKKATKSYTVTKDEGPRKGTSLEALAKLRPVFAQGGSVTAGNSSQMSDGAAFVMVMSEAMVKELNLEPIARLVNYAAAGVEPRIMGIGPVKAIPKALKLAGLKQTDLELIELNEAFASQSLAVIRELNLNPDIINVNGGAIALGHPLGCTGAKLSVQLFDEMRKRNMKAKYGAVTMCVGTGQGACGIFEFLN; via the coding sequence ATGAAAACAGCATATATAGTAAAAGCGTACAGAACTGCCGTAGGAAAAGCTCCTAAAGGTTTGTTTAGGTTTAAACGAACTGATGAATTGGCGGCCGAAACCATACAGCACATGATTAAAGAGCTACCTCAATTAGATAAATCAAGAATTGATGATGTAATTGTTGGTAATGCTATGCCCGAAGGTTCACAAGGATTAAATATGGCGCGCTTAATTTCTTTAATGGGATTAAATAGTGTTGATGTTCCTGGTGTTACAGTTAACAGATTTTGCTCTTCTGGTGTTGAAACTATTGCTATTGCAACTGCCAAAATTCAATCTGGAATGGCAGAATGTATCATAGCAGGTGGAGCAGAAAGCATGAGTGCTGTACCCATGACAGGTTTTAAACCAGAACTTAACTATGATATTGTTAATGCAGGTCATGAAGATTATTACTGGGGTATGGGTAATACAGCCGAAGCAGTTGCTAATCAATTTAAAGTTTCAAGAGAAGACCAAGATGAGTTTGCATATAATTCTCATATGAAAGCGCTAAAAGCTCAGGCTGAAGACAGATTCCAAGATCAAATTGTTCCTATTAAAGTTGAACAAACTTATATTGATGAAAATGGTAAAAAAGCAACAAAGAGTTACACCGTTACAAAAGATGAAGGTCCTAGAAAAGGCACTAGTCTTGAAGCATTAGCTAAACTACGTCCTGTGTTTGCACAAGGTGGTAGCGTAACTGCTGGCAACTCATCTCAAATGAGCGATGGTGCCGCATTTGTTATGGTTATGAGTGAAGCTATGGTAAAAGAATTAAACCTTGAACCTATTGCTAGATTAGTAAATTATGCTGCTGCTGGTGTAGAACCACGTATTATGGGTATTGGGCCAGTTAAAGCCATCCCAAAAGCTTTAAAACTAGCCGGTTTAAAACAAACTGATCTAGAACTTATAGAATTAAATGAAGCCTTTGCTTCACAATCTTTAGCAGTAATAAGAGAATTAAACCTCAACCCAGATATTATAAATGTTAATGGTGGCGCCATTGCGCTAGGGCATCCTTTAGGTTGTACTGGTGCTAAACTTTCCGTTCAACTTTTTGATGAAATGAGAAAACGAAACATGAAAGCAAAATATGGTGCTGTAACCATGTGCGTTGGAACAGGTCAAGGCGCATGCGGAATTTTTGAATTTTTAAACTAA